A DNA window from Hordeum vulgare subsp. vulgare chromosome 1H, MorexV3_pseudomolecules_assembly, whole genome shotgun sequence contains the following coding sequences:
- the LOC123437636 gene encoding uncharacterized protein LOC123437636 → MTRHLSRSRFCTSRSACVGAGGLLPPPPPPLPRGFVTEPRPCYSCCADAGVLLSLARRLVGAAQGVVAALANLADRLRLPGGVRH, encoded by the coding sequence ATGACCCGGCACTTGTCCCGCAGCCGGTTCTGCACCTCCCGCAGCGCCTGCGTCGGTGCGGGCGGCCTCCTCCCACCACCGCCCCCGCCGCTCCCACGCGGCTTCGTGACTGAGCCGCGGCCCTGCTACAGCTGCTGCGCGGACGCCGGCGTCCTCCTGTCGCTGGCTCGACGCCTGGTGGGTGCAGCGCAGGGCGTGGTGGCGGCCCTGGCGAACCTCGCGGACCGCCTGCGCCTTCCCGGCGGCGTCCGCCATTGA